The DNA sequence CTTACCTGATTACGATAAAAACGGATACCAACAAAACCGCTAATGCAAAAATTATTAAACAGTAAATTATGAAATTTTATTTTCTATTTTGTCTTATTTCAGTATCATTAATAAAAGGACAGTTTAATGGTGAGGAAGGCTTTTATAGTCCTGAATTTTCTAAAAGTCCAAACTCAAGTGAATTTAAAGTATATGGAGGAACTAATTTAAATCTTTCACTAGGTAAACCTGATATTAATATCAGCTTGCTTTCTTTAAAAATTGATCATATAAACAATCTTGATGTAAATATTAATTATGATGTTGCTCTGAATAAGCCCGATACTTACCCTTCATGGACGGGTTTAGCATGGAATTTAGGCGTTTCAGGAACTATAACAAGAAATTTAAGCGGTATGGCAGATGAGTCTGATCCAGAAGCTTATTATTATAAATATGGCCTTTTGAATTCAGGTGATTGGAATTCGTTAGATAAGCTAAAATCCTTTTCGTCTCGTTTTGAATATGAAAATAATGAAAAAGCCTTAAACCCTGATACTTTTAGTTTTTCTGTGAATGGAATATCAGGTACTTTTATTAAAAACCATGAAGGAAAATGGATTGTAAATTCGGATACACCTAACTTGTCCGTTACCAATACGTTAAAAAATAATGAGTTCGATATGGGTTCTTTCATATATTCCTTTATCATTACGGATGGTTTCGGAAACAAGTATACTTTTGGAAATCAATATTCGGCAATTGAGGTGTATAGAAGTAGAAAAAAGAATCAGAATCCAAAACTCGCCGCGGAAACTTATAAATATGTTAAAAATTGGCATTTAACTAAAATTGAGTATTCAACTGGGAAAAATGTTGATTTCAGCTATAATAAATCTACGGAACCTATTTATTTTAGAAGTTCATATTCGGGGTACAAACAATTTACATATGGTGGTTATGATATTAGTGGCTGCGTAAAGGATCTAGATAAACACAACTGTTTTAACCTTTCAAGTTTTGAAGAAGGGCAGTTTAGTTATTTGGATAAAATTAATTTTGATAATGTTGAGATAAAATTTAATAGATCTTTGGCAAATAGCCTTGAATTTACCAATGAGAATGTATACTTAATTGATGGAAATGAAATTAAAGCTCCAGATAGTTATTATAATTCTAAGCATTGGTATAAACTTGATAATATTTCCTACAGCGCAAACAATAAAAATGTTGAAAATATATACTTTGAGTACGATGAAAACCCTGGAAGGCGATTAAAATTAAAGAAAATAAGAATTGGTGAGGCAGTAAACAATAAATACGAATTCCAATATAATAATAACTTATTTCCAAAATTTAATAGTGGAAGTACCGATCATTGGGGTTATTTCAATGATAAGACATTTAATTTTTATGCAGTAAATTCTACAGATATTAATGCTATTGCGACAGCATACCAACAAGCAAAAGAACCGAATTTTAAGTTACACGAAATTTTGGAAAAAATCTCTTATCCAACTGGAGGAAGTACCCGTTTTTATTATGAACCTCATGAATATATAAAAGTAACTAATTATAATAATGATTTTTACATCGGTGAGGTTACCCCTAGAAGATTAGCCGGAGGATTCAGGGTTAATCATATGGTTGATTATGGTTTTTCAAACGTACCAATCCAAAGAAAGTTTTACTACATTAAGGATTTTATTGGCAATAATATAAATTCTAGCGGAGTATTGTCAAATACGACAGATTACAATCATAATCAATATGTTTATAGAGAAATTTCACCAGTAGGTTGGCCATTAAATTACACAAATGGGTCACATATTGTATATTCAAAAGTTTATGAAGAAAAAAGTAATGGTGGACTAACTGAATATGCATTCAGCAATCAAGATAATGGCTTTATTGATCAAAAAGCTGATAACACAGTAATGTCTACTGCGCAAATGCAAAGAATCACACAAGGAACCAATAATTATGTATGGATTGGCCCATATAATGAATATTTTGAAAATAATGGTACTAGAGTAAATTCTTTCAGCTCTCTCCAAAAAGAAAGGATGAAGATATTATTTAAAAAAGAGTATACGAACACTAAGACATTATTATCTGAAACAACGTATAATTATAATAGTACACCCACAAGATTTTCGCAATATGCGAGAATAGTCGAAATTAGTGGACGTCCTTTTGGCCCTGTCCCAATGGGGTGGAATGCACAAGGTCAAGCCTTAGATAACACCTGTGATGTCATTAATGCTTCGGCTTATAAACTTTACTTTTACAATCATTATTTAGATTCTGAGACGAGAAAAGATTATTTCGACAATGGAAACGTCACCACTAATACAAAGTATTTTTATGATAACTCTAATGATGACCTTCTAAGAAAAGAAGAAACGACCTATCCAGATAATAAAGTAATTTCTAAAACATATCAATATGCGAATGATGCTGCAATAAATAATCAGTATTTGATTGGCAAGAATATGGTGGGAATTCCATTGGTTACAGAGACAACAAAAATAGATAACCCTACAAATAAAATTCTAACGAGGTGGGAAACTGTTTATCCTGTTTCTCAAGCAGATGCTAATATAAATACTGGTGGTATGCCTCTGCCAAAATCGGTAATATCACATAATCTTAAAGATTTGAATAGTCCTTCTCCTATTCCAACAACACAAGTTACCTATGACTTATATGATCCGAAAGGTAATATTCTACAGTATACCAGTAAAGATGGTAAACCAAACACAATTATTTGGGGGTATAACCAAACTTTACCTATTGCTAAAATAGAAGGAGGAACATACAGCAACATCATGTCTGTTTTAGGTGTAAACGGTTCACCTTCAGGATATACAAATCTTCCTATTTACATAAAATCCAATGAAGATATTGATGTGCCTTCTGAGCAGTTGCTAATTGAGGCGCTGGATAATTTTAGAAAAAAACCTGCCTTTGCAAACTACAGCATAACAACGTATACTTATAATCCATTAATCGGGGTGACAAGCATAACTCCACCAACTGGAATAAGAGAAAACTACAGTTATGATTTGGCCAATCGGTTAGAGAAAGTTGTGGATTATAATGGAAAATTGATTAAAGAATATAAATATAATAATGCCCCTATAAGATATAGTAATAATGCGTTAAGCCAAACATTCTATAAAAATGACTGTCCAAGCTGGAAAGTCGGATCATCATATGAATATAAAGTTCCGGAATATAAATATATGTCTCTTATTAGTCAAGCAGATGCAGATCAACAAGCTCAAAATGAGATTAATTTAAATGGGCAAAGTGCAGCAAATGCAAATGCAGATTGCGGATTTATCAGTTGTAATTTCACCCCCAATTATTATGTAAATGCCAACTTTGTTTCAATACAACAAACAGCGCCTAATCATATTTCAATGATATTAACTTACAGTGCTAATCCACCGTCGGGAATGACATATTTAGGAGGTGTTTCATTAGGGTATATTGGTTCTTTCTGTAGACCTACAACTACTAAAACTCTTTATAGTGGAAGTTACAGAATTACAATTACTACAGACGGGTATGTTGTCGTAAATTCTAATACAGGATCTGTCCCACCACCTAATTCTCCAGGGGGATTCTCAGTTGAATATGATAAATAATAACTAATTACATGAAAAAAATAATAATTCCTATAGGTGCTTTACTCTTTTCAAGTACCACATATGCACAGCTAAGCACAGTAGAAAACTATGTCTATAGCAAAACTTATCTTGATTATAATGGCAATACTCCTACAAAAAGTACAGAAACCGTTCAGTATTATGATGGATTAGGCCGGCCAAAACAGACCGTCAATATCAAAACATCTCCTTTAGAGAAAGATGTCGTAATACCTATTGTATATGATGGATATGGAAAAAAAACCAGAGAATATCTACCTGTACCACAACAATCGACAAACGCCGGAGCGATCTATCCTCAAACTTCAGGAGACTTTCCAGTAGGTGATCCTACGTCAGCGTACACGAATGAAAAAGCTTTTTCAGAGAAAATATTGGAAAGATCTCCCTTAGACAGAATTTTACAACAAAAACAGGTCGGAATTGCTTGGCATGACAAACCTGTGCAGTTCGGTTATGACACCAATACTACAGGAGATGCCGTTAAAAAATATACCACTGTTACCAATTGGGAGAACGCAGCAACCATAAGTACTGTCAGCCAAACTATTAATTATGGAGCAGCGCAGCTGTATAAAAATACAGTCACCGATGAAGACGGCAATATAACAATAGAATTCAAAAATGGCGAAGGACAGATCTTATTGGTGAGAAAAGTAATCAGTGCTACAGAAAATGCAGATACATATTATGTTTATAATGAATTTAATCAACTTGCCTTTGTCATTCCACCAAAAGCTGCTGTTGTTTTAGATCCCAATTCTGTGCTAAGTGATCTTTGTTATCAATACCGTTATGACAGCTGGAATAGAATGGCCGAAAAAAAAGTTCCCGGCAAAGGATGGGAATATATGATTTACGATAAGCAAGACAGATTGGTAATGAGTCAAGACGCTAATATGGGATTATCTAGGCAATGGCTTTTTACAAAGTATGATCAATTTGGAAGAAGTGTTTATACAGGGATCTATATAAGTTCACAAAATTATGAGAGCGCCGGAAGAAAAGCCGAGCAAACTATTGTGGATTCAAAAGGAAGTAACAATGTAGAACGATTATCGACGACCGGATTTACAAATAGTGGTATGGACGTCTATTATAGTAATGATGTTAATACCAGTTATCCAAATTCTATTAGTAAATTATTAAGTGTTAGTTACTATGACTCATATCCTGTGGGAACTCCTACCGTTCCTTTACAGGTTTTAGGTCAGGAAGTTTTATCTCAAGATAGCCAAAACTCATCTATGAGTACCAAAAGTCTGCCTGTAGCTTCTTATATCAAAAATATTGAAGATGACAACTGGACAAAAAATTATACTTATTATGACAAAAAGGGGAGAACTATAAGTACTTATTCCATCAATCATTTAGGAGGACGCACTAAAGTTGACTCTAAGCTGGATTTTACGGGAATAGTTCAGCAATCGATAACAACTCACAAAAGATTAGATACTGGTACGGATAAAGTGATTACTGAAAACTTCACCTATGATCCTCAAAATAGGTTATTAACCCGCACCCATCAAGTTGACAGTAATCCCGTTGAATATTTGACTCAAAATACCTATAATGAACTTTCTCAAGTAACCAATAAAAAAGTTGGAGGAATTACACCTTTTATTTCTTTACAGGATATTACGTATAGTTATAATATCCGTGGTTGGATGACCAAGATCAATAACCCTAAAAACTTGAACGGAAAATTATTTGGTTACGAGATCAAGTATAATCAGGTGGAGGGTGAGCAAACGCCTGATCCTTTTGATACTAGCTTACAGGTACTGCCAAAATACAATGGAAATATTGCCGAGGTTGATTGGAAAACTTCAACAATCTCTAATGATTATTTAAGAAGATATGGCTACGTGTATGATAAACTTAACAGGTTATCAGCAGGGTTTTATGAAAGAGAAGATAATCCTTCTGCAAGAGAGTACTTTGAGAAAATGACATATGACCTAAACGGAAATATCATTAATTTGAAAAGAACAGGCTCTTTAGACGGGAACACAACTTCAGTATTGATTGACAATTTAACATATGAGTATTTTAACAATAATAATAGCAACAGGCTTAATAAGATAACGGAAGGGCAGCAAAATTTATCTGGTTACCCTTATGAAGTAACCCCTTCTGCCATTGTATATGACGACAATGGAAACATGACTATAAATGCAGATAAGGGATATCTCGATATAAGTTATAATTATCTCAATTTACCCAGTACCTTTTTATTTAAAAATGGGTTAAGTACACGAACAGGTATTATACGCGAAAACACTTCAAATCTTTATCGTGCTGATGGAATTAAATTAAGAAAGACCTATAACTTTGCTCCATTTAATCCTCTGGGAATAATTACTAAACTTTCGTCAAAAGTAACGGAGTATCTTGATAGTTTTCAATACGAGAGTGAGATGGGTGGAAAATCAGGAGTCACAACCAACTTAATGTTGAGATTTGTACCTACTGCAGAAGGATATTACAATTTTGAAAATAATAAGTATATTTACAATTATACAGACCATTTGGGAAATGTACGATTAAGTTATTTCAATAATGGTAATGGCATAGAAGTTCTTGAAGAAAACAATTACTATCCGTTTGGAATGAAGCATGAAGGATATAATACTTTGGCAGGAAATCCCACATATAAATACAGTTATAATGGAAAAGAATTGCAAACAGACTCTGGTATGTATGATTATGGTGCGAGGATGTATATGGCGGATATAGGTAGATGGGGAGTGATCGATCCATTGTCAGATAAGATGAGAAGACATTCTCCCTATAATTATGCATTTGATAATCCAATCAGATTTATTGATCCTGATGGAAGAGCACCGAAAGATGATTTTCGAATATATGTTGATGGACGAAAAGAACTTATAAGGCATACTAAAGATAAATTTGATCGTTATTACAATCAAAATGGATCAAAGTCGATTAAGGTTAGTAAGGAATTTACAAAAAACTTTAAGCAAAATGTTGAATGGGCCCCATTCAGAGGGTATTATCCAACAGAAACCAATATAGTTTTGGAAAATCCTGACATTTCCTCAAAACAAATTAAGAACTATTATTATTTCTTGGCTGCAAACACTAGTAAAGAATGGAGTTTTGATAAATTATCAAAAGAGGGAATATTTGGAGACACAACTCTTTACTTAATTCGTTCACAGCATCGCGCAGAGGATGCAAATGATCATGGTGTTGCAGCGGATTTGGCAAGAAATAAAGGATATACGTGGTTAGAAACTGGGCATGACCATCCTATGGGTACTCTCATGAGGGAGTCTACTACTTATGAAAATAATTGGCCGTCAGGATTTAATCGTGATGGAACTCTAAACTCTGATAGTGGTGACAGAAAGACTTATGAACAAGACAAAGATGTAATGCCTGATAAAGCTTGGATTTTTATACCAACTCAAAAACATCCAAATATGATTTATTATAATGACCAAAGGTTTTGGTTTCCAAATCAAAATAAGGAAAATGTTCATCAATAAATATTTAAATATGCATAAATATTATATTATATTTTTATTGTTACTAGTTTCTTGTAAAGAAAAAATATCTTTTCAAGAAATATCTCTTCCGCACAATATTATAAAAGAAATAGAGAAAGAATCAATTTCTTCAAAAGAATCGGGAGTCTATATAGTTAGCTTATTTACTGATAATGAAAAAAATATTTGTGAAATAGTAAAATATAAAGAGGTCTTACCAGCTTTAAATTTTAAAGGATGTCAAATAATTAATAAGGATACTATTTTTTTATTTACAGACAAGAAGAATAATTTTTCAAATTGCTATCGATTTGAAAATCGAAAGATTCATTTCGATAAGAGAGAGCCTATTATAGGGAATAAAAAGATTATAGGGTATTATAATGTAGACACATTAAATTGTAAGATAATAAAATATACCTCTGGTGTAGAAAAATAAGATTTTTTAAGCCTGCACAAATTTTATTACTTTGGTACAGAAACTTGT is a window from the Chryseobacterium sp. T16E-39 genome containing:
- a CDS encoding DUF6443 domain-containing protein, encoding MKKIIIPIGALLFSSTTYAQLSTVENYVYSKTYLDYNGNTPTKSTETVQYYDGLGRPKQTVNIKTSPLEKDVVIPIVYDGYGKKTREYLPVPQQSTNAGAIYPQTSGDFPVGDPTSAYTNEKAFSEKILERSPLDRILQQKQVGIAWHDKPVQFGYDTNTTGDAVKKYTTVTNWENAATISTVSQTINYGAAQLYKNTVTDEDGNITIEFKNGEGQILLVRKVISATENADTYYVYNEFNQLAFVIPPKAAVVLDPNSVLSDLCYQYRYDSWNRMAEKKVPGKGWEYMIYDKQDRLVMSQDANMGLSRQWLFTKYDQFGRSVYTGIYISSQNYESAGRKAEQTIVDSKGSNNVERLSTTGFTNSGMDVYYSNDVNTSYPNSISKLLSVSYYDSYPVGTPTVPLQVLGQEVLSQDSQNSSMSTKSLPVASYIKNIEDDNWTKNYTYYDKKGRTISTYSINHLGGRTKVDSKLDFTGIVQQSITTHKRLDTGTDKVITENFTYDPQNRLLTRTHQVDSNPVEYLTQNTYNELSQVTNKKVGGITPFISLQDITYSYNIRGWMTKINNPKNLNGKLFGYEIKYNQVEGEQTPDPFDTSLQVLPKYNGNIAEVDWKTSTISNDYLRRYGYVYDKLNRLSAGFYEREDNPSAREYFEKMTYDLNGNIINLKRTGSLDGNTTSVLIDNLTYEYFNNNNSNRLNKITEGQQNLSGYPYEVTPSAIVYDDNGNMTINADKGYLDISYNYLNLPSTFLFKNGLSTRTGIIRENTSNLYRADGIKLRKTYNFAPFNPLGIITKLSSKVTEYLDSFQYESEMGGKSGVTTNLMLRFVPTAEGYYNFENNKYIYNYTDHLGNVRLSYFNNGNGIEVLEENNYYPFGMKHEGYNTLAGNPTYKYSYNGKELQTDSGMYDYGARMYMADIGRWGVIDPLSDKMRRHSPYNYAFDNPIRFIDPDGRAPKDDFRIYVDGRKELIRHTKDKFDRYYNQNGSKSIKVSKEFTKNFKQNVEWAPFRGYYPTETNIVLENPDISSKQIKNYYYFLAANTSKEWSFDKLSKEGIFGDTTLYLIRSQHRAEDANDHGVAADLARNKGYTWLETGHDHPMGTLMRESTTYENNWPSGFNRDGTLNSDSGDRKTYEQDKDVMPDKAWIFIPTQKHPNMIYYNDQRFWFPNQNKENVHQ
- a CDS encoding DUF5977 domain-containing protein, which codes for MKFYFLFCLISVSLIKGQFNGEEGFYSPEFSKSPNSSEFKVYGGTNLNLSLGKPDINISLLSLKIDHINNLDVNINYDVALNKPDTYPSWTGLAWNLGVSGTITRNLSGMADESDPEAYYYKYGLLNSGDWNSLDKLKSFSSRFEYENNEKALNPDTFSFSVNGISGTFIKNHEGKWIVNSDTPNLSVTNTLKNNEFDMGSFIYSFIITDGFGNKYTFGNQYSAIEVYRSRKKNQNPKLAAETYKYVKNWHLTKIEYSTGKNVDFSYNKSTEPIYFRSSYSGYKQFTYGGYDISGCVKDLDKHNCFNLSSFEEGQFSYLDKINFDNVEIKFNRSLANSLEFTNENVYLIDGNEIKAPDSYYNSKHWYKLDNISYSANNKNVENIYFEYDENPGRRLKLKKIRIGEAVNNKYEFQYNNNLFPKFNSGSTDHWGYFNDKTFNFYAVNSTDINAIATAYQQAKEPNFKLHEILEKISYPTGGSTRFYYEPHEYIKVTNYNNDFYIGEVTPRRLAGGFRVNHMVDYGFSNVPIQRKFYYIKDFIGNNINSSGVLSNTTDYNHNQYVYREISPVGWPLNYTNGSHIVYSKVYEEKSNGGLTEYAFSNQDNGFIDQKADNTVMSTAQMQRITQGTNNYVWIGPYNEYFENNGTRVNSFSSLQKERMKILFKKEYTNTKTLLSETTYNYNSTPTRFSQYARIVEISGRPFGPVPMGWNAQGQALDNTCDVINASAYKLYFYNHYLDSETRKDYFDNGNVTTNTKYFYDNSNDDLLRKEETTYPDNKVISKTYQYANDAAINNQYLIGKNMVGIPLVTETTKIDNPTNKILTRWETVYPVSQADANINTGGMPLPKSVISHNLKDLNSPSPIPTTQVTYDLYDPKGNILQYTSKDGKPNTIIWGYNQTLPIAKIEGGTYSNIMSVLGVNGSPSGYTNLPIYIKSNEDIDVPSEQLLIEALDNFRKKPAFANYSITTYTYNPLIGVTSITPPTGIRENYSYDLANRLEKVVDYNGKLIKEYKYNNAPIRYSNNALSQTFYKNDCPSWKVGSSYEYKVPEYKYMSLISQADADQQAQNEINLNGQSAANANADCGFISCNFTPNYYVNANFVSIQQTAPNHISMILTYSANPPSGMTYLGGVSLGYIGSFCRPTTTKTLYSGSYRITITTDGYVVVNSNTGSVPPPNSPGGFSVEYDK